The Plasmodium cynomolgi strain B DNA, scaffold: 0719, whole genome shotgun sequence genome includes the window tctttcttttccatgtcttttaattttggaATTTTGAAATCAATgcttttatacttttttttgaaagcaCAAAATGCtttacaaaatgatgcaGTTTTTTCATTAGGACATTTCTGTTCAAGTTCTTTGTATTTATCAGCACAatgcttctcatttttcataGCAAAACTTTCGTTTACAACATATCCAGTTGTTACATTTACAATGTGAACACAATCTctgtataaataaaataacaaactcATATTTTTGATCTCATCATCATTCATATTACTCAATATACTATCTAAATTAGATAATAATGTATTACTCGTATCATGCACTTTCATATGCTGGTACAAttcttttggaaaaatgtcggcataattattatgtaattcATTATTTAACCAATAGTTCAAGTATTCCAAATGAACATGTTTAATTTGGGTATTTTGCGAAAAATACTGTTTCAAAATGTAATTCATTAAACATTGAAATCTTAAACAAATAGTGTTAACTTTCGTTTCCTCATTTTCATCTACTAATTCAAgtaatttacatttattcgcatattcattataattttctcttTGAAGACAATATTCTTCATACTTTATGTATTCATGAATGTGTTTATGGAAGCTATACTAAAGGATTAAGTAATATTTATctcatattaatatattatattattatatgtatttttcattattatgtacattcatataattatctgtatattaataagtaaaataaattgataAATTACTCTTTCTTCCATAGAAGAATCGGTACATGATATGTTCTCCATGCTTCAGGAAGGAATTTACATAAAGTAgtgtaataattatttttaatataacattataatatatcaAATCGCATTATCTCATTATATATTACTTTTACTTTatcagggttcagggtttagttTTAAAGATTAGGATTAaggtata containing:
- a CDS encoding hypothetical protein (putative), which produces FHKHIHEYIKYEEYCLQRENYNEYANKCKLLELVDENEETKVNTICLRFQCLMNYILKQYFSQNTQIKHVHLEYLNYWLNNELHNNYADIFPKELYQHMKVHDTSNTLLSNLDSILSNMNDDEIKNMSLLFYLYRDCVHIVNVTTGYVVNESFAMKNEKHCADKYKELEQKCPNEKTASFCKAFCAFKKKYKSIDFKIPKLKDMEKKEKNEIKKRR